One segment of Stegostoma tigrinum isolate sSteTig4 chromosome 24, sSteTig4.hap1, whole genome shotgun sequence DNA contains the following:
- the dhdds gene encoding dehydrodolichyl diphosphate synthase complex subunit DHDDS → MSWIKEAELNPVERLCASILKVGPMPEHVAFIMDGNRRYAQKCRVERQQGHSQGFEKLAETLRWCLNLNIREVTVYAFSIENFKRSKEEVDGLMELARQKFTRLLEEQENLKKHGVCIRVLGNLTLLPVDIQELIAQAVLATQSYNKCFLNVCFAYTSRHEITNAVREMALGVEEGLLKPSDLSESLLSRCLYSSSSPDPDLLIRTSGEVRLSDFLLWQTSHSCLVFQPVLWPEYSFWNLCQAILQYQVNHAALQKAKLLHEAACQRQQAEADLACVVEQMSTMGELEGTECKQELILKYSREREERVSNFLQRLDNKRRKFLTDLVQGSSPFLHV, encoded by the exons ATGTCTTGGATCAAAGAGGCAGAGCTGAATCCTGTGGAAAGGTTGTGTGCATccattttaaag GTTGGTCCAATGCCTGAGCATGTGGCATTCATAATGGACGGAAATCGACGCTATGCACAGAAATGTCGAGTGGAGAGACAGCAGGGTCATTCTCAAGGCTTTGAGAAACTGGCAGAG ACCCTTCGCTGGTGTTTGAACCTGAATATCCGAGAGGTGACTGTTTATGCATTCAGTATTGAGAATTTCAAGCGCTCCAAAGAGGAAGTGGATGGACTAATGGAACTCGCACGACAGAAATTCACAAGACTCCTCGAGGAACA AGAAAATTTGAAGAAACATGGTGTTTGCATCAGAGTCTTGGGAAACCTAACCCTACTACCTGTTGATATCCAAGAGTTGATTGCACAGGCAGTGCTGGCAACACAGAGTTACAACAA GTGTTTTCTGAATGTGTGCTTCGCCTACACCTCTCGGCATGAGATCACCAATGCAGTTCGCGAGATGGCTTTGGGTGTTGAAGAAGGGTTATTGAAACCCAG TGACCTTTCGGAGTCTctgctgagcaggtgcctgtACTCTAGCAGCTCCCCAGACCCCGACCTACTGATCCGCACATCTGGGGAGGTGCGTCTCAGCGACTTCTTGCTCTGGCAG ACCTCTCATTCGTGCTTGGTGTTCCAGCCTGTGCTGTGGCCAGAATACTCTTTCTGGAATCTCTGTCAAGCCATCTTGCAGTATCAAGTCAACCATGCTGCCCTTCAG AAAGCGAAATTGTTGCATGAGGCGGCATGTCAGCGTCAACAGGCGGAGGCAGATCTTGCTTGTGTGGTGGAGCAGATGAGCACAATGGGGGAGCTAGAAGGCACAGAGTGCAAACAGGAACTGATCTTAAAGTACAGTAGAGAACGAGAGGAGAGAGTCTCTAACTTCCTGCAGAGGCTAGACAACAAGCGGAGGAAATTCCTTACTGACCTGGTGCAGGGTTCTTCACCATTTCTACATGTTTAA
- the gpn2 gene encoding GPN-loop GTPase 2, giving the protein MSEASKTRTVIFGQVVIGPPGSGKTTYCVGMQEFLSKLGRKVAVVNLDPANDLIPYQCCVDIGELVKLDDVMDGLGLGPNGGLVYCMEYLEANLDWLLGKLEQFKDYYFLFDCPGQVELYTHNCSVRNILAQLTKWNFRLAAVHLVDSHYCTDPAKFISILCTSLSTMLQVELPHVNILSKMDLIEQFGKLAFNLDYYTEVLDLSYLLDHLGKDPFFKNFRRLNKKLVEVIEDYSLVSFVPLNVQDKDTMKHVMKAVDKANGYCFGDSEQRTLEAMMSAAVGADFQFTISMDAQEKYVKSVEENVEEEVMQLSHSDTNFDTT; this is encoded by the exons ATGTCAGAAGCATCCAAGACTCGCACTGTAATTTTTGGCCAGGTGGTTATTGGGCCACCTGGTTCGGGGAAGACTACCTACTGTGTGGGGATGCAAGAGTTTCTCTCAAAGCTCGGTCGCAAGGTGGCAGTAGTGAACCTTGATCCTGCTAATGACCTCATTCCATACCAGTGTTGTGTGGACATTGGTGAGCTGGTGAAACTTGATGATGTTATGGATGGCCTTGGACTGGGCCCTAATGGAGGACTTGTTTACTGCATGGAATACTTGGAGGCAAATCTGGATTGGCTGCTGGGCAAGCTGGAACAATTCAAGGACTATTATTTCCTTTTTGACTGTCCTGGTCAGGTGGAGCTGTACACACACAACTGCTCTGTGAGGAACATACTTGCACAGTTAACCAAGTGGAATTTCAGG CTAGCGGCTGTCCATCTAGTCGATTCTCACTACTGCACTGATCCTGCAAAGTTTATTTCCATCCTATGCACATCGCTGTCCACCATGCTGCAAGTGGAATTACCTCATGTCAACATCCTCTCCAAAATGGATCTCATTGAACAGTTTGGAAAATTAG CATTTAATCTGGATTATTATACTGAGGTGTTGGATCTGTCTTACCTGTTGGATCATTTAGGCAAAGACCCTTTCTTCAAAAACTTTCGACGATTAAACAAGAAACTGGTGGAAGTCATTGAAGATTACAGTCTGGTTTCCTTTGTACCACTTAATGTCCAG GATAAAGACACCATGAAGCACGTAATGAAGGCTGTTGATAAGGCCAATGGATATTGCTTTGGGGACTCAGAGCAAAGAACTTTGGAAGCCATGATGTCTGCAGCTGTGGGAGCAGATTTCCAGTTCACCAT ATCCATGGATGCTCAGGAGAAGTATGTGAAATCAGTTGAGGAGAATGTGGAGGAGGAGGTGATGCAGCTCTCCCATTCGGACACAAACTTTGACACAACATGA